Below is a genomic region from Nitrospinaceae bacterium.
GGGATCATGGCGGCCTGATCTTCATCGACCTCTGGGACAAGGAAGGTTTGACCCAGGTGGTCCTCAACCCACAGATAGACTCTCTCGCCCACCAGCACGCCCAGTCCCTGCGCGGCAATTACGTCATGGCAGTGCATGGAAAAGTGCGGAGCCGCCCCGAAGGCATGGTCAACCCCAAACTTAAAACCGGCAAAATCGAGGTGTATATCGATGATCTCCAGATACTGAATCGATCCGAAACCCCGCCGTTTACCGGCTGGGACGATCAGGACGTCTCAGAAGTCTTAAGGCTGAAAAACCGTTACCTCGATCTCAGGAGCGATGCTCTGCAACACAACCTGAAGACCCGCTATGAGATCACCCGCGTGATCCGTCAGGTTCTGGACAAGCACGGCTTCATCGAGGTGGAAACGCCCATGCTGACCAAAAGCACGCCGGAAGGCGCACGCGACTATCTGGTTCCCAGCCGCTTGAACCCAAAAAAGTTCTACGCCCTGCCCCAGTCCCCGCAGTTGTTCAAACAGATTTTGATGGTCGCGGGCATGGACCGTTATTTTCAGATCGTCAAATGCTTTCGCGACGAAGACCTGCGTCAGGACCGGCAACCGGAATTCACGCAGATCGATATGGAGATGTCGTTTCTCGATGAAACGCAGTTGTTTCCCCTGGTCGAGGAAATGATGCAGACCGTATATAAGGAAGTCCTCGGGGTATCCATCGAAACGCCCTTCCCGGTTCTTAAATATCAGGATGCCATCGACCGGTTCGGCTCCGACAAACCCGATTTGCGCTTCGGGCTGGAATTGGTGGATTTGGGCGAGGTGGTTCAAGGAACCAGTTTCAAGGTATTCGCGGATGTCCTCAAAAAAGGTGGCCAGATCCGGGCCATCAACGTTAAAAACAGCGCCGAAGTTCTGTCCCGAAAAGCCCTCGATGATCTGACCGAACTGGCTAAAACTTACGGCGCCAAAGGCATGGCCTGGATCAAGATGCAAAAGGGCGAATTACAATCCCCGATCATCAAGTTTTTTGAAAAGGACATGCTCGACCGGCTGATTTCCACGATGCAGGGTGAAGACGGCGACACCATCGTCTTCATCGCCGACAAGCCCAAGGTCGTCGCCGACGCCCTGGCTCATATCCGGCTGGCGGTCGGGCGGCAGCTCAACCTGATCGACGAGAAAAAAATCAACCTCGCGTGGGTCACGGAGTTTCCTTTGCTGGAATATAACGAAGAAGAAAAACGTTACACCGCTATGCATCACCCGTTCACAGCGCCCAATGAGGAAGACCTCGAAAAGTTCGCGGACGCGCCCGAGAAAATTTCCTCCCGCGCTTACGACCTGGTGTTAAACGGCAATGAAATCGCCGGCGGCTCCATCCGTATTCACCAGAAGGAAGTGCAGGAAAAGATGTTCAAACTTCTTGGCATCGGTCAGGAGGAGGCGGAACTGAAATTCGGTTTCCTGCTCGACGCCCTGCAATACGGCGCGCCCCCGCACGGCGGCATCGCCTTCGGGCTCGACCGGCTGGCCATGCTGATCTGCGGTGCGGATTCCATCCGCGATGTGATCGCCTTTCCCAAAACCCAAAAAGCCACCTGCCTGATGA
It encodes:
- the aspS gene encoding aspartate--tRNA(Asp/Asn) ligase, which encodes MTRQLLRTHNCGELSEKNIDESVTLCGWVHTRRDHGGLIFIDLWDKEGLTQVVLNPQIDSLAHQHAQSLRGNYVMAVHGKVRSRPEGMVNPKLKTGKIEVYIDDLQILNRSETPPFTGWDDQDVSEVLRLKNRYLDLRSDALQHNLKTRYEITRVIRQVLDKHGFIEVETPMLTKSTPEGARDYLVPSRLNPKKFYALPQSPQLFKQILMVAGMDRYFQIVKCFRDEDLRQDRQPEFTQIDMEMSFLDETQLFPLVEEMMQTVYKEVLGVSIETPFPVLKYQDAIDRFGSDKPDLRFGLELVDLGEVVQGTSFKVFADVLKKGGQIRAINVKNSAEVLSRKALDDLTELAKTYGAKGMAWIKMQKGELQSPIIKFFEKDMLDRLISTMQGEDGDTIVFIADKPKVVADALAHIRLAVGRQLNLIDEKKINLAWVTEFPLLEYNEEEKRYTAMHHPFTAPNEEDLEKFADAPEKISSRAYDLVLNGNEIAGGSIRIHQKEVQEKMFKLLGIGQEEAELKFGFLLDALQYGAPPHGGIAFGLDRLAMLICGADSIRDVIAFPKTQKATCLMTQAPSDIDLKQLKELKLKYDLS